Sequence from the Plasmodium reichenowi strain SY57 chromosome Unknown, whole genome shotgun sequence genome:
TagaacaaaataaagatatgaacttaaaatatatataaaaaccaaaaatcgttaaaaatatattattaattataaatatatgcatatacacacaacaaaaaaatatatatatatacatatttttattttctggtaaatatttaattatatgtaaaaaattcCATAAACCTATGTTTTAATTCTCTTATGGTAGCATctaattcattttttccATTTAATAAACTTATCAGAGCTGTGATTAATGTTTGTGCAGTTTTTTCTGATTTATCTTTATCCTTATAGTTCTTATAAATTAAactataataattattatcgTTTGATAAATCTggtatatttttcttttctaaATCACTTGTATCTACtgtatcatttttattttcttctaatatttcttcttctaatattttttcctcATCTGATATGTCTTCTGGTTGCTTTATAATTTCGCTTTCgtatttttcttcttcttcatcatctTTATCCTTTTCATCTTTTACATCCTCATTTTCCTTAACAATATCGTCTTTATCCCACGATGTTAAATTTACTGATTctaaaacatttttttgtttattttcTTCAGTCGACTTTTTCTCagtaaaatataaaccACCACTAAATTCTATGCCATCGTCCAGAATAGGAGAATATGTAGGAGGCGTTCCTTTTTCATTtgatacatttttattttcatttttattttcatttttcttctCATATGTATTAGTGTTTTGAGTTGGTAATGGTAAAAAAAAGTCAAGTAAAGTACTACCAATATCTTTAGTTGTCTTTTGAGTAACTTCATCTTTAGATATATCTGAAAGTGTATCACTGACATCATGAACCACAATAGGACCAAAACCACCAAACATTACGATATTTTTAAGAAAATCAGACCATTTAGAATTGTCGTTAAGATTTAATTTTTCCTTAGAA
This genomic interval carries:
- a CDS encoding merozoite surface protein, translated to ESDSSLENDGKKKENVKKEMLGTEKEGSPDSHDSSKEKLNLNDNSKWSDFLKNIVMFGGFGPIVVHDVSDTLSDISKDEVTQKTTKDIGSTLLDFFLPLPTQNTNTYEKKNENKNENKNVSNEKGTPPTYSPILDDGIEFSGGLYFTEKKSTEENKQKNVLESVNLTSWDKDDIVKENEDVKDEKDKDDEEEEKYESEIIKQPEDISDEEKILEEEILEENKNDTVDTSDLEKKNIPDLSNDNNYYSLIYKNYKDKDKSEKTAQTLITALISLLNGKNELDATIRELKHRFMEFFTYN